From the genome of Lawsonella clevelandensis, one region includes:
- a CDS encoding exodeoxyribonuclease VII small subunit, producing MAQKNDGPQPVAELSYEEAREELVSTVRQLEQGGLSLDDSLALWERGEELGQRCEELLAGAHKRIADALAARATSDDDDDAAGSADKSAST from the coding sequence ATGGCTCAGAAGAATGACGGCCCCCAGCCTGTTGCAGAGCTCAGCTATGAAGAGGCGCGGGAGGAGTTAGTGAGTACTGTCCGGCAACTCGAGCAGGGAGGTCTCAGCCTGGATGATTCCCTGGCGTTATGGGAACGTGGGGAAGAGCTGGGGCAGCGCTGCGAGGAATTACTGGCCGGTGCGCACAAACGCATTGCGGATGCGCTGGCTGCACGTGCGACAAGCGATGACGATGATGACGCGGCGGGCAGCGCTGATAAGAGTGCTAGTACGTAA